DNA sequence from the Bacillus pumilus genome:
TCATTTGCTACAAGGGTCTTTTCAGGGTGGAAGCTCATGTATGAAAAACCAACTATTCGAACATTAACGATTTTAGAAATGCTATCCATGAGCGGTAGAAGTATTTGGACTGGTGCCATTATCCTTGTGTATGTCACAGAAGTTTTACATCAGCCTGAAACATGGTGGGGCTTTATTAACGCAAGCTATTTTGGCGGAACCATTCTAGGCGGCCTGCTTGTGTTGCGGTTCGCAAAGCATGTGGAACAGCGTTTGTTTGATCACATTTTTTACAGTTCGGTGATCGTAGCTGTGCTAACCCTTTGCTTAGGATTGAATCATTCTGCATGGATGAGTTTGTTGTTTGTCTTTTTATTAGGACCAGCCTTTCAGCTTCGCAGTATTTCCATTCGAACCTATGTACAAGATACACTGAGTGAAATTGAATTGCCCAAAATACTATCAGCTCAACATACACTATCAACTTTTATATACGGAATGTCCATCCTCGTTATGAGCACCATGACCGATCTCTTTGGGGCAAGAGTCGTCTTTTTTATAAACGTTGCCCTGTTTACTGTATCGGCTTTCCTAGCGTCTAGATTAAAAAATGAACAAATTTAGACATTTTATCTCAATTATTTACAAAAATACCATTATGTGATTTAATATGTTGGTAGAAATGTTAACTATATGAAAAGTAGAGGTGGCGTAATTGACTAATAGTTTAGTATATTGGCCATTAACACATCCGCAGCGGCGCGTGATGAACATGGAAACATTTTATCCAGGAACACCGATCAATCATATTGGCGGTATCATTTTCGTCAATGGGCCATTGCAGCTCGATAAACTGAAGCAGGCCATTGCATCTTGTATCATGATGACAGAATCTCTTCGTCTCAAGCTAGTAGAGAAAGATGGTGAAACGCTTCAATACGTTGATCCAAACGCCGATAGCCCTATTCCTACCTATGAGTTTTCCACACATGAAGACATGCTAGAATGGGCCGAAAAAGCCTTTAAAACACCATTTCAATTAACAGAAACCTCTCTCGCCGAATTTGCGGTACTAAAAATCAGTGAACAACAATCCGGTTATTTCATCAAATGCCATCATACAGTAGCAGATGGATGGTCGATGAAAGTAATCATCGATAAAATTAGCCAGCTTTACACTGCTCTTACCCACAGCTCCTCTATCGAACAAGAAGCAGACAATCACTCTGTATTTATTGATAAAGAATCAAAATATATGAACTCCCCAAGATTTAAAAAAGATCAGCAATTTTGGAAAGAAGCATTATCTGATGTGTCTGATAGTTATTTGGTACAGGGAACTGACCAAATCAAAGGCCATCGGCAAAGCCATTATCTTGATCGACAACTCTCAGAACGAATCTATGAATTTATAGATGTCCATCATTGTTCAATCAACTCTTTATTTACTTTAGGACTCTTCGTCTACTTGCATAAAAGATACCAGCAAAAAGATTTTATTATTGGGACGCCAGTTCTCAATCGTTCCGGACAAAAGGAAAAAGCCACGTCCGGTATGACCGTAAGTACAA
Encoded proteins:
- a CDS encoding MFS transporter, with the translated sequence MKNKSFYFLLGGQSLANFGDSLYVLVLTILTYQLTNSTLIASMVAVSQFVGQALGAVLIPFFMYQFKLKRLIIYLQMCQIAFFGCLIFIYILQLSTFTIPLFFIIVFFLSLIDGGTIPVRNSMIPRLVEKNFLLKANSYILTSDQMVLLLGWLLGGLFIGILGPQFLLLTTLVLYSLSLISMLFIIDTGAAAKQEQQSESFATRVFSGWKLMYEKPTIRTLTILEMLSMSGRSIWTGAIILVYVTEVLHQPETWWGFINASYFGGTILGGLLVLRFAKHVEQRLFDHIFYSSVIVAVLTLCLGLNHSAWMSLLFVFLLGPAFQLRSISIRTYVQDTLSEIELPKILSAQHTLSTFIYGMSILVMSTMTDLFGARVVFFINVALFTVSAFLASRLKNEQI